The Armatimonas rosea genome includes a window with the following:
- a CDS encoding copper amine oxidase N-terminal domain-containing protein, which translates to MPYTIEGISIEGITEPILGEGTTFVPLANVSQALGGYADYDHETKVAHIKLGDYDFHVQADNPIIEINGSPIELQAAPFIDVDSMFVPVRLFETLGFSMSVDGDHISLATP; encoded by the coding sequence ATGCCGTACACCATTGAAGGTATTTCAATCGAGGGCATCACCGAGCCCATCCTAGGTGAGGGGACGACCTTTGTCCCGCTCGCCAATGTCTCCCAGGCTCTGGGGGGCTACGCCGACTACGACCATGAGACCAAGGTTGCCCATATCAAGCTGGGCGACTATGATTTTCATGTTCAGGCAGACAACCCCATTATCGAGATCAACGGGTCGCCGATCGAGCTTCAGGCCGCGCCGTTTATCGACGTGGACTCGATGTTTGTTCCCGTGCGCCTCTTCGAGACCCTAGGCTTCTCGATGAGTGTCGACGGTGACCATATCTCCCTCGCCACGCCGTAG
- the ygiD gene encoding 4,5-DOPA dioxygenase extradiol, whose translation MSLDQALRQLKDAFPITGETLPTLFVGHGNPMNAIEDNPYSRAWEQLGAALPNPKAILCVSAHWETQGTQVTAMEQPRTIHDFGGFPPELFAVEYPAPGSPELAELARETLSETTPVGLDQHWGLDHGAWSVLCRMFPAARVPVVQLSLDRSQSPAFHYALGRELRSLRERGVLVVSSGNVVHNLRQARWVDVAADWALAFDSTVKERILTGDHEALVDYIKLGQEAQLSIPTNEHYLPLLYTLGMQHDGEGVSFFSEHVTLNSISMRTVLIGG comes from the coding sequence ATGTCACTAGACCAGGCGCTACGCCAGCTTAAAGATGCCTTTCCGATCACTGGGGAGACCTTGCCTACGCTATTTGTAGGCCACGGGAACCCGATGAACGCTATCGAGGACAACCCCTACAGCCGTGCTTGGGAGCAGCTGGGGGCGGCGCTCCCCAACCCCAAGGCGATCCTCTGTGTCTCCGCCCACTGGGAGACCCAGGGAACCCAGGTCACGGCGATGGAGCAGCCCCGGACGATCCATGACTTTGGTGGCTTTCCTCCCGAGCTCTTTGCGGTCGAGTACCCCGCGCCCGGCTCTCCCGAGCTCGCGGAGCTGGCGCGTGAGACGCTCTCCGAGACGACTCCCGTGGGGCTCGATCAGCATTGGGGACTGGACCACGGGGCCTGGTCGGTGCTGTGCCGGATGTTTCCTGCGGCGCGGGTGCCCGTGGTTCAGCTGAGCCTCGACCGGAGCCAGTCGCCCGCGTTTCACTACGCCCTGGGACGCGAGCTCCGCAGCCTCCGCGAGCGTGGGGTCTTGGTGGTGAGTAGCGGCAACGTGGTCCATAACCTGCGTCAGGCGCGCTGGGTCGATGTGGCGGCGGACTGGGCGCTGGCCTTCGACAGCACCGTCAAGGAGCGCATCTTGACGGGAGACCACGAGGCCTTGGTGGACTACATCAAGCTCGGGCAAGAGGCGCAGCTCTCCATTCCCACCAACGAGCACTACCTCCCGCTGCTCTATACCCTGGGGATGCAGCACGACGGCGAGGGGGTCTCGTTCTTCTCGGAGCACGTCACCCTCAACTCCATCTCGATGCGGACCGTGCTGATCGGCGGGTAA
- a CDS encoding OmpA family protein encodes MAAETDSSLGPKWLLPSVLALMVFISGFLLLRGSSSEKQASTPASPSTVPDSGSTPPPPPPATSVPATPVAPATPTPEPTPSPEPKVALTDIALPGGAVLKGAASGIESQLIAFIQTKPVDQTTWFTFDRLRFETSKPVLKPEALPQLENIAAILKAFPKVHLKIGGFTDNLGSADANKKLSDERAHAVLKALTERGIESARLEAEGYGGENPVGDNATEAGRAQNRRIAVRVVQK; translated from the coding sequence ATGGCAGCTGAGACCGACTCATCCCTTGGCCCCAAGTGGCTCCTCCCCAGCGTCCTTGCGCTCATGGTATTCATCTCCGGGTTCTTGCTCCTGCGAGGTAGCTCCTCTGAGAAGCAGGCAAGCACGCCCGCGTCCCCGAGCACTGTCCCCGACTCGGGTAGCACGCCCCCTCCTCCGCCGCCGGCCACCAGTGTCCCGGCGACCCCGGTCGCGCCAGCGACTCCTACCCCAGAGCCCACTCCAAGCCCCGAGCCCAAGGTCGCACTGACCGATATCGCGCTTCCGGGAGGTGCCGTGCTCAAAGGGGCGGCTAGCGGGATCGAGAGCCAGCTGATCGCCTTTATCCAGACAAAGCCCGTGGACCAGACCACCTGGTTTACCTTCGACCGCCTGCGCTTTGAGACCAGCAAGCCCGTTCTCAAGCCCGAGGCGCTCCCTCAGCTGGAGAATATCGCCGCGATCCTGAAGGCCTTCCCCAAGGTTCACCTCAAGATCGGCGGCTTCACCGACAACCTGGGGAGCGCCGACGCCAACAAAAAGCTCTCCGACGAGCGTGCGCATGCGGTCCTGAAGGCCCTCACGGAGCGCGGGATCGAGAGCGCACGCCTTGAGGCGGAGGGCTACGGCGGCGAGAACCCCGTTGGGGATAACGCGACTGAGGCGGGACGAGCACAGAACCGACGGATCGCGGTGCGCGTGGTCCAGAAGTAG
- a CDS encoding DUF2227 family putative metal-binding protein, whose amino-acid sequence MPSGKVHDRITAIGAGLAVPVWWYLTPAPQDWKIAATLVVATLFSGWMLSPDLDLDSSIYRRWGPLRFLWYPYQKFVPHRSWVSHSWLLSPLMRVGYLMGMVWLLAWAVLWGIRQASGLGPGAPERTPWDLCQDIYAHNPRATIMALVGLIFGTALHTGADTIYSFMKRRR is encoded by the coding sequence GTGCCCTCGGGGAAGGTCCACGATCGTATCACCGCCATCGGCGCGGGCTTGGCCGTTCCTGTGTGGTGGTACCTAACCCCCGCTCCCCAGGACTGGAAGATCGCCGCGACCCTCGTGGTCGCCACCCTCTTCTCCGGCTGGATGCTCTCGCCCGACCTGGACCTGGACTCGTCGATCTACCGGCGCTGGGGGCCACTGCGCTTTCTCTGGTACCCCTACCAGAAGTTCGTCCCACACCGCTCCTGGGTCTCCCACTCCTGGCTTCTCTCGCCCTTGATGCGGGTTGGCTACCTCATGGGCATGGTCTGGCTCCTCGCTTGGGCGGTCTTATGGGGGATTCGACAGGCATCGGGACTTGGGCCGGGCGCCCCCGAACGGACACCCTGGGACCTCTGTCAGGACATCTACGCCCACAACCCTCGCGCGACTATCATGGCCCTGGTTGGGCTGATCTTTGGCACCGCGCTCCACACCGGTGCCGATACGATCTATAGCTTTATGAAACGCCGCCGCTAG
- a CDS encoding sigma-70 family RNA polymerase sigma factor, whose translation MIESTDSILEDGLGSWLHVAGRSRLLTLDQEIRLAQQIERGDDDARARLAEANLRLVVSIARRYQGRGLTLADLIQEGNVGLLRAVEKYDWRKGFKFSTCATWWIRQAILRALAEQSRTIRLPVHMIDFIQRLLRTSQFLRQELGRNPTTEELAFRLQLPVSRIQEALRALPEPLSLDGPSGEESETTCPLDFIPDPNALCPTDAASRRVLRDQLERVLEQLTERERDVVALRYGLHGDGTPQTLEEVGRHLRVTRERVRQIESKAMGKLRSPDSLHLLREFVG comes from the coding sequence TTGATAGAATCCACCGATAGCATCCTCGAAGATGGCCTGGGCAGCTGGCTCCATGTTGCGGGCCGAAGCCGCCTGCTGACCCTGGACCAAGAGATCCGCCTGGCACAGCAGATCGAGCGGGGCGACGACGATGCCCGCGCCCGGCTTGCGGAGGCGAACCTGCGCCTGGTTGTCTCGATTGCGCGCCGCTACCAGGGCCGTGGACTGACCCTTGCGGATCTCATTCAAGAGGGCAATGTGGGGCTACTACGGGCGGTGGAGAAGTACGACTGGCGCAAGGGCTTTAAGTTTTCGACCTGTGCGACCTGGTGGATTCGTCAGGCGATCCTCCGTGCCCTCGCGGAGCAGAGCCGCACCATCCGGCTCCCTGTGCACATGATCGACTTTATCCAGCGCCTGCTGCGCACCAGCCAGTTTCTCCGCCAGGAGCTCGGGCGCAACCCCACCACCGAGGAGCTTGCCTTCCGCCTCCAGCTCCCGGTCTCGCGGATTCAAGAGGCGCTCCGGGCGCTCCCTGAGCCGCTCTCCCTCGATGGCCCCTCCGGCGAGGAGTCCGAGACCACCTGCCCCCTCGACTTCATCCCCGACCCCAATGCACTCTGCCCCACCGATGCCGCCAGCCGCCGCGTGCTCCGTGACCAGCTTGAGCGGGTTCTGGAGCAGCTCACCGAGCGCGAGCGGGACGTGGTCGCGCTGCGCTACGGCCTGCACGGCGACGGTACCCCGCAGACCTTGGAAGAGGTCGGGCGGCACCTGCGTGTCACCCGTGAGCGCGTGCGTCAGATCGAGAGCAAGGCTATGGGCAAGCTTCGGAGCCCCGATAGCCTGCACCTGCTCCGTGAGTTTGTAGGGTAA
- the dnaG gene encoding DNA primase: MELSEKDTIRERVDLVEFISRYTALKRSGRTFKGLCPFHNERTPSFHVDPDKSFWRCYGQCGIGGDIFAFVMKAENLTFPEAAERLAQLAGITLTRTGVDSTEAARQRDEKERLYSANAEASRFFRAFLGKAKLAQDYIKERGLAHETLENFQIGYAPDEWSALSRHLQSRGVPMDAAEQAGLNFPSRRVQGEFTDKFRGRLIFPIIDVQERIVAFGGRIIPNPELPPDTNVGPKYLNSPETPVFSKSRILYGLNRARNVIRDADRVLVVEGYMDVIAAHQAGIENVVATLGTSLTDEHIRILGRYTKNILLSFDSDEAGIRAALRAAELFTAHGPEFALKILAMPEGDDPDSMLRRGNIAGFRKAMDSARSVPEFRLDGLKRQFDLTDESGRMGYLRESIPLLAEVRSSLELDLLVGRLAPYHPAFGSGTRAEASILAEVQRWRTQRPGTPQAPSDDVLVPTVPRPRYERGSGGGNGGGNWQRNNQSSGGGGGGGWQQRPRYGQPPPPPRPEAPAGPSTTALEKAERAVLRGLLDDDWRMVTLRELERAAKALACSPGGLFNHPQGRQLVEALYPLLAGRMSLQRALDQLIDQELAFFATRYLVPTNADAPLSEEALHDCVNELALRHPPPHIRAIQAKRTEGIGLTNDEILALQAWTLAKKRGGESTL, encoded by the coding sequence ATGGAACTCAGTGAGAAAGATACGATCCGCGAACGCGTCGACCTCGTCGAGTTTATCTCACGCTACACGGCCCTGAAGCGCTCGGGGAGGACGTTTAAAGGCCTCTGTCCCTTCCACAACGAGCGGACCCCCTCGTTTCATGTCGATCCCGACAAGAGCTTCTGGCGCTGCTACGGCCAGTGCGGGATCGGCGGGGATATCTTCGCCTTTGTGATGAAGGCCGAGAACCTGACTTTCCCCGAGGCCGCCGAGCGTCTGGCGCAGCTTGCGGGAATCACCCTCACACGCACTGGAGTCGATAGCACCGAGGCCGCCCGCCAGCGCGATGAGAAAGAGCGCCTCTACAGCGCCAACGCTGAGGCATCGCGCTTCTTCCGCGCTTTTTTGGGCAAGGCCAAGCTCGCACAGGACTACATCAAGGAGCGCGGCCTCGCCCACGAGACCCTGGAGAACTTCCAGATCGGCTACGCCCCCGATGAGTGGAGCGCCCTCTCCCGCCATCTTCAGAGCCGAGGGGTCCCGATGGACGCCGCGGAGCAAGCCGGGCTAAACTTTCCGTCGCGGCGGGTTCAAGGCGAGTTCACGGATAAGTTTCGGGGGCGGCTGATCTTCCCCATCATCGATGTCCAGGAGCGAATAGTCGCCTTTGGGGGACGAATCATCCCCAACCCCGAGCTCCCGCCCGATACCAATGTCGGGCCGAAGTACCTCAACTCGCCGGAGACCCCTGTCTTCTCCAAGAGCCGGATTCTCTACGGTCTCAACCGTGCCCGCAATGTCATCCGCGATGCCGACCGGGTGCTGGTGGTCGAGGGGTACATGGATGTCATCGCGGCGCACCAGGCGGGGATCGAGAACGTGGTCGCCACCCTCGGGACCTCGCTCACCGATGAGCACATCCGCATCCTCGGGCGCTACACCAAGAATATCCTGCTCTCGTTCGACTCCGACGAGGCCGGGATTCGCGCGGCGCTCCGGGCGGCGGAGCTCTTTACGGCGCATGGCCCAGAGTTTGCCCTCAAGATCCTAGCCATGCCCGAGGGCGACGACCCCGACTCCATGCTCCGGCGTGGCAATATCGCGGGCTTTCGCAAGGCCATGGACAGCGCCCGCTCCGTCCCTGAGTTTCGCCTCGATGGCCTCAAGCGCCAGTTCGACCTCACCGACGAGAGCGGGCGCATGGGCTACCTGCGGGAGTCGATTCCCCTTCTCGCGGAGGTGCGCTCGTCGCTGGAGCTCGATCTCTTGGTGGGGCGGCTCGCTCCCTACCACCCCGCCTTTGGCTCAGGGACCCGTGCGGAGGCCTCGATCCTCGCCGAGGTCCAGCGCTGGCGCACGCAGCGCCCCGGCACGCCCCAAGCCCCCAGCGACGATGTCCTTGTCCCGACCGTGCCCCGGCCCCGCTACGAACGAGGCAGTGGTGGCGGGAATGGCGGCGGCAACTGGCAGCGCAACAACCAGAGTAGCGGAGGAGGCGGGGGCGGAGGCTGGCAGCAACGCCCCCGCTACGGTCAGCCCCCACCACCACCCCGTCCGGAGGCACCTGCGGGACCGTCCACCACCGCGCTAGAGAAAGCCGAGCGTGCGGTCCTGCGGGGCCTGCTCGACGACGACTGGCGGATGGTGACCCTGCGAGAGCTAGAGCGGGCCGCGAAGGCGCTTGCCTGCTCCCCAGGCGGGCTCTTCAACCATCCGCAGGGGCGACAGCTGGTCGAGGCGCTCTATCCCCTCCTGGCGGGCCGGATGTCGCTCCAGCGCGCACTGGACCAGCTCATCGACCAGGAACTCGCGTTCTTTGCCACCCGCTACCTCGTCCCCACCAACGCCGATGCCCCTCTCTCGGAGGAAGCGCTTCATGACTGTGTCAATGAGCTGGCTCTGCGCCACCCGCCTCCGCATATTCGTGCGATTCAGGCCAAGCGGACAGAAGGAATTGGACTCACCAATGACGAAATACTGGCTCTACAGGCCTGGACTCTTGCCAAGAAGCGGGGAGGCGAGTCTACCCTGTGA